The Fictibacillus arsenicus genome contains a region encoding:
- the lpdA gene encoding dihydrolipoyl dehydrogenase, whose protein sequence is MVVGDFPIELDTLVIGSGPGGYVAAIRAAQLGQKVAIAEKAEMGGVCLNVGCIPSKALINAGHRVEHAKHSEDMGIKAENVTVDFSKVQEWKAGIVKKLTGGVEGLLKGNKVEIIRGEAYFVNENTVRIMDEKNSQTYTFKNAIIATGSRPIEIPGFKWSDRVISSTGALALKEVPKKLVVIGGGYIGMELGTAYANFGTEVTILEGGKQILPGFEKQMSQVVSKRLKKKGNVEVFTEAMAKGVEESKDGVKVTAEIKGESKTFEADYVLVTVGRRPNTEELGLEQVGVEMTERGLIKINKKAQTSVNGIYAIGDVVEGPALAHKASYEGKVAAEVISGHAAEIDYLAIPAVVFTDPELASVGYDEKSAKEAGYEVKASKFPFAANGRALSMNETDGFMKLITRKEDGLVLGAQIAGGNASDMIAELGLAIEAGMTAEDIAMTIHAHPTFGEISMEAAEVAIGLPVHIVK, encoded by the coding sequence ATGGTAGTAGGAGATTTTCCAATTGAGTTAGACACACTTGTAATTGGTTCAGGTCCTGGGGGATATGTAGCGGCAATTCGCGCTGCACAATTAGGACAAAAAGTGGCTATTGCGGAAAAGGCAGAAATGGGAGGCGTTTGCTTAAACGTCGGATGTATTCCATCTAAAGCTCTTATCAATGCAGGTCACCGTGTTGAACATGCGAAGCACTCTGAAGACATGGGGATTAAAGCTGAAAACGTAACAGTTGATTTCAGCAAAGTTCAAGAATGGAAAGCTGGCATCGTTAAGAAGCTTACTGGCGGTGTTGAAGGGCTTTTAAAAGGGAATAAAGTTGAAATCATCCGTGGTGAAGCTTATTTCGTAAATGAAAACACAGTTCGTATCATGGACGAGAAGAACTCTCAGACATATACGTTTAAAAACGCGATTATTGCAACAGGCTCCCGTCCGATTGAAATTCCAGGCTTCAAATGGAGCGACCGTGTAATTTCTTCCACTGGTGCGCTGGCTCTTAAAGAAGTTCCTAAGAAGCTTGTTGTTATCGGCGGAGGATATATTGGAATGGAGCTTGGAACGGCTTATGCAAACTTCGGTACTGAAGTAACAATCCTTGAAGGCGGAAAACAAATCCTTCCAGGTTTCGAAAAGCAAATGAGTCAAGTAGTTTCTAAGCGCTTAAAGAAAAAAGGCAATGTGGAAGTATTTACTGAAGCAATGGCAAAAGGCGTAGAAGAATCGAAAGACGGTGTTAAAGTTACTGCTGAAATCAAAGGGGAGTCAAAAACTTTTGAAGCAGATTATGTTCTTGTAACAGTTGGACGCCGTCCAAACACTGAAGAACTTGGTCTTGAGCAAGTTGGTGTTGAAATGACTGAACGCGGTCTTATCAAAATCAACAAGAAAGCTCAAACAAGCGTTAACGGGATCTACGCAATCGGTGATGTTGTAGAAGGTCCAGCACTTGCACATAAAGCTTCTTATGAAGGTAAAGTAGCAGCTGAAGTAATCAGCGGACATGCGGCAGAAATTGATTACTTGGCAATTCCGGCTGTAGTATTCACAGACCCAGAACTAGCTTCTGTAGGTTATGATGAAAAATCAGCTAAAGAAGCAGGCTATGAAGTGAAAGCTTCTAAATTCCCATTTGCAGCAAATGGACGAGCTTTATCTATGAACGAAACAGATGGCTTCATGAAGCTTATCACTCGTAAAGAAGATGGACTTGTTTTAGGAGCTCAAATTGCTGGCGGAAACGCATCTGATATGATCGCAGAACTAGGATTAGCTATTGAAGCAGGGATGACTGCAGAAGATATCGCTATGACAATTCATGCGCATCCAACTTTCGGAGAGATTTCCATGGAAGCAGCTGAAGTTGCAATCGGACTTCCTGTTCACATCGTAAAATAA